The Mauremys reevesii isolate NIE-2019 linkage group 1, ASM1616193v1, whole genome shotgun sequence genome has a segment encoding these proteins:
- the LOC120382900 gene encoding olfactory receptor 52R1-like produces the protein MSNSNTTDFTNPSTFILLGIPGLEAAHVWISIPFCAMFIIAILGNFAILLIVKMEPSLHGPMYYFLCMLAVTDLVLSTSIIPKMLAIFWFNSREIDFSACLTQMYFAGCFSLMESGIIVTMGFDRYVAICHPLRHSTILTIPVVAKMGLAVVLRSGMLVLPYPFLVRQWRYCRTNIIPEPFCAHMGVVKLACGDTHISSYYGLFVLLCVMGLDGIFITVSYIQILRAIFSLPTKEARLKTFGTCVSHLCVILTFYIPGLFSSLTYRFGQNVPLHFHVLIGNMNLLMPPMLHPIIYGVRTKEIRDRLLWFITHKA, from the coding sequence ATGTCAAATTCcaacacaaccgacttcaccaacccctccaccttcatcctgctgggtattcctggcctggaggcagcccatgtatggatctccatccccttctgtgccatgttcatcatagccatcttggggaactttgCCATCCTGTTAATTGTGAAGatggagccgagcctccatgggcccatgtactatttcctctgcatgctggctgtcaccgacctggtcctgtctacaTCCATCATACCCAAAATGCTGgcaatcttctggttcaattcccgGGAGAtagatttcagtgcctgcctcacccagatgtacttcgcTGGCTGCTTCTCattgatggagtctgggatcATTGTGACCATGGGttttgatcgctacgtggccatctgccatcccctgagacattccaccatcctgacaatcCCCGTGGTGGCCAAGATgggcctggccgtggtgctgcgcagTGGCATGCTTGTactgccctatcccttcctggtAAGACAGTGGCGATactgcagaaccaacatcatccccgaGCCATTCTGCGCACATATGggtgtggtgaagctggcctgtggtGATACCCACATCAGCAGTTACTATGGTCTCTTTGTGTTATTGTGTGTAATGGGTCTGGATGGGATTTTTATCACTgtgtcctatatccagatcctcagggccatcttcagcctccccacaaaggaagcccggctcaagacttttggaacctgcgtctcccacctctgtgtcatcttaaccttttacatcccaggtctcttctcctccctcacaTACCGTTTTGGACAgaatgtgcccctgcatttccatgTTCTTATTGGCAACATGAACCTACTGATGCCCCCCATGTTacaccccatcatctatggggtgaggaccaaagagatccgggacaggctgctctggTTCATTACACATAaggcatga
- the LOC120396118 gene encoding olfactory receptor 52M1-like, producing MSESNTTDFTNPSTFILLGIPGLEMAHVWISIPFCTMYVIAVLGNFTIPFIVKMEKSLHGPMYYFLCMLAVTDLVLSTSTLPKMLSIFWFNSREIDFSACLTQMYFIHCFLVMESGIFMAMALDRYVAICHPLRHSVILKNSMVAKIGVGVLLRGSILVLPYILVARQWPYCRTNIIPHSYCEHMAVVKLACAEIHVSNYYSLSVVFCVFGLDPFFIAVSYIQILRAIFSLPTKDARLKTFGTCISHLCAILAFYIPCLFSALTYRYGKNMAPHFHTIIASIYLLIPPMLNPIIYGVRTKQIRDRLLRLFTHKGT from the coding sequence atgtcagagtCCAACACAactgacttcaccaacccctccaccttcatcctgctgggcattcctggcctggagatggcccatgtctggatctccatccccttctgcaccatgtacgtCATAGccgtcttggggaacttcaccatcccaTTCATTGTGAAGATGGAGAagagcctccatgggcccatgtactatttcctctgcatgctggccgtcactgacctggtcctgtccacatccaccctgcctaaaatgctgagcatcttctggttcaattccagggagattgatttcagtgcctgcctcacccagatgtacttcattcactgcttcttagtaatggagtctgggatcttcatggccatggctttggatcgctatgtggccatctgccatcccctgagacattcagTCATCCTGAAAAACTCCATGGTGGCCAAGATTGGTGTGGGGGTGCTGCTGCGTGGCAGCATTCTCGTGCTCCCCTATATTCTAGTGGCaaggcagtggccatattgcagaaccaacatcatacCCCACTCATACTGCGAGCACATGGCCGTGGTGAAACTGGCCTGTGCTGAAATCCATGTCAGTAATTACTACAGCCTCTCTGTGGTATTCTGTGTATTTGGTCTGGATCCATTTTTTATTGCTgtgtcctatatccagatcctcagggccatcttcagcctccccacaaaggacgcccggctcaagacttttgggacctgcatctcccacctctgtgccatcTTAGCCTTCTACATCCCATGTCTTTTCTCAGCCCTCACGTACCGGTATGGCAAGAATATGGCCCCGCATTTCCACACTATCATTGCCAGCATTTACCTTCTGATTCCCCCCAtgttaaaccccatcatctacggggtgaggaccaaacagatccgggacaggctgctccggctctttactcataaagggacctaa